The Desulfovibrio subterraneus genome has a segment encoding these proteins:
- a CDS encoding formylglycine-generating enzyme family protein: MPHTSSSNYLRIMLTACCIFWMLDASLCAAEDTSILWENRNGKRQVDYLSWDAYPDDPFIKAVRQLPLVEPTTGMSMVWVPGGCYQMGDAKPGKQNDAPAHKVCVDGFWLGQFEVTQAEWQSVMGNNPSHFVNPKNPVENVSWNDTQRFIAKLNGKSGGKYRLPTEAEWEFAARAGATTTYWWGDDLGQNNANCLGCGSSWDGKSPAPAGSFSPNAYGLYDLAGNVWEWTHDTYTADAYARHAKRNPVCTEQSNRRVYRGGSWYNGPDSVRTSKREANRPEKHYRNVGFRLARSQ, translated from the coding sequence ATGCCGCATACCTCCTCGTCAAACTATCTGCGAATCATGCTCACGGCGTGCTGCATATTCTGGATGCTGGATGCATCCTTATGTGCGGCTGAGGACACATCCATCCTGTGGGAAAACAGAAACGGAAAGCGTCAGGTTGATTACCTGTCGTGGGACGCCTATCCGGATGATCCGTTCATTAAAGCCGTGCGCCAACTACCGCTTGTGGAACCAACGACCGGCATGTCCATGGTCTGGGTCCCCGGTGGCTGCTACCAGATGGGTGACGCCAAGCCCGGCAAGCAGAACGATGCACCCGCGCACAAGGTCTGCGTGGACGGATTCTGGCTCGGCCAGTTTGAAGTCACACAGGCCGAGTGGCAAAGCGTGATGGGCAACAACCCTTCCCATTTCGTCAACCCGAAGAATCCTGTAGAGAACGTAAGCTGGAACGATACCCAACGCTTCATTGCCAAACTCAATGGAAAAAGCGGCGGAAAGTACCGCCTTCCCACCGAAGCCGAATGGGAATTCGCCGCGCGTGCAGGCGCCACCACGACATACTGGTGGGGTGATGATCTTGGGCAGAACAATGCCAACTGTCTGGGATGCGGTTCCAGCTGGGATGGAAAATCCCCCGCACCGGCAGGCTCATTCTCCCCCAATGCCTATGGCCTGTATGACCTTGCGGGCAACGTATGGGAATGGACACACGACACGTACACGGCAGATGCCTACGCACGGCACGCCAAACGCAACCCCGTATGTACGGAACAATCCAACAGAAGAGTCTACCGCGGAGGAAGCTGGTATAACGGACCAGACAGCGTCCGCACGAGCAAGCGCGAGGCCAATCGTCCGGAAAAGCATTATCGCAATGTAGGTTTCAGGCTGGCACGCTCGCAATAG
- a CDS encoding SpoIID/LytB domain-containing protein, with protein MLYFIHLIRRNATVILTFLLVLLVVSVPAKARAEIDVQTEQLARWQLNNADLLVDEGKYLEAISYINSALEESRYPKTRSDALRAKAMVLAVFLDAATEALEVYRELAREFPDQSELALYQSGFLLQQAGDPGQARELYQQYMRTYPQGKYVFQVEAMLSRLGESRADVPLVVPEQAEEGGAVPVLRVALGKAAQSATFSASSPDHPSLFLEDGSAHAAITIVPAGDGLIVNGRQHPSAAISLKSTKPCLVAVDDRRKLVRGNFLIRNDRGRLLVLNLVDIEGYLLSVVPSESYASWPAETLKAQAIAARTYAYYQKMHRAGRSYDIIDDTRDQMYGGVSKETPKTSEAVKQTAGMVLTWNNKPILSQYTANSGGYTADAGAVFGTVKPYLVAQSDPASLAGKMASWERSFTVSQIVGALRAIGVDAEGLSAIEPVLSGPSGRILKARLRHAKGEMVVRMRTTLASSRVLNLPEVLVSINRHGDTFVFTGRGHGHGVGYSQWGAAELGKSRTHEQILGFYYPKTKIERLWK; from the coding sequence TTGCTGTATTTCATTCACCTGATACGCCGGAATGCGACAGTCATCCTGACGTTTCTGCTCGTACTGCTGGTTGTCTCCGTGCCTGCCAAAGCGCGCGCGGAGATAGACGTGCAGACGGAGCAGCTTGCCCGTTGGCAGCTGAATAACGCAGATCTGCTTGTGGATGAGGGAAAGTATCTGGAGGCAATCAGCTACATCAATTCAGCGTTGGAAGAGAGCCGGTATCCCAAGACCCGTTCTGATGCTCTTCGGGCCAAGGCCATGGTGCTGGCCGTTTTCCTTGATGCCGCAACCGAGGCTCTCGAGGTGTACCGTGAACTGGCCCGTGAGTTTCCCGACCAGTCGGAACTCGCACTGTATCAGTCCGGGTTCCTGTTGCAGCAGGCCGGTGATCCGGGACAGGCCCGCGAGCTGTATCAGCAGTATATGCGCACGTATCCACAGGGGAAATATGTCTTTCAGGTGGAGGCCATGCTGAGCAGGCTTGGCGAGAGCCGCGCGGATGTTCCTCTGGTGGTGCCGGAGCAGGCAGAAGAAGGGGGAGCTGTCCCTGTGCTGCGTGTTGCCCTTGGCAAGGCCGCGCAATCAGCCACCTTCAGCGCATCTTCTCCGGACCATCCATCACTGTTCCTCGAAGATGGCAGCGCCCATGCTGCCATAACCATCGTACCTGCCGGGGACGGCCTGATTGTGAACGGCAGGCAGCACCCTTCGGCCGCGATTTCGCTTAAAAGCACGAAACCTTGCCTTGTTGCCGTGGACGACAGACGCAAGCTGGTGCGCGGAAACTTCTTGATCCGCAACGACAGGGGCCGACTGCTTGTGCTGAACCTTGTGGATATAGAAGGCTATCTGCTTTCCGTCGTACCTTCGGAGTCGTATGCCTCGTGGCCCGCTGAAACCCTCAAGGCGCAGGCTATCGCGGCGCGAACCTATGCATATTACCAGAAAATGCATCGTGCCGGCCGCAGTTACGATATTATCGATGACACCCGCGATCAGATGTATGGCGGCGTTTCCAAGGAAACACCGAAGACATCCGAGGCCGTGAAGCAGACTGCGGGGATGGTTCTCACATGGAACAATAAGCCGATCCTCTCTCAGTATACCGCCAACAGCGGCGGATATACGGCGGATGCGGGGGCAGTTTTCGGCACAGTCAAACCCTACCTTGTCGCCCAGAGCGATCCGGCCAGTCTTGCCGGAAAGATGGCCTCGTGGGAGCGCTCGTTCACCGTGTCCCAGATTGTCGGGGCCTTGCGGGCCATAGGCGTGGATGCGGAAGGCCTGTCTGCGATTGAGCCTGTCCTCTCCGGGCCGTCCGGCCGGATTCTCAAGGCGCGGTTACGCCATGCAAAAGGAGAGATGGTTGTGCGGATGCGGACAACGCTGGCAAGTTCGCGGGTGCTGAATCTGCCCGAGGTGCTGGTAAGCATAAACAGGCACGGAGATACCTTTGTTTTTACAGGGCGCGGGCACGGCCACGGGGTCGGTTACTCGCAGTGGGGAGCGGCTGAGCTGGGCAAGAGCCGGACGCATGAGCAGATTCTCGGATTCTATTATCCGAAGACAAAAATTGAACGGTTATGGAAGTAA
- a CDS encoding contact-dependent growth inhibition system immunity protein, translated as MGEVTRGYWAAVVCNADFICVDTWSGYRGGTDRDPKGKQHLLSSDACDLALGEAVLDALAHSRWVLPAPREGVTFPEGVEFDMAVCDFKVNYPACVNALMEICGYKNKRALFKNMKRVSLESKNGVLTLTPWHHAKLEAWDGVGDEATVVIPATSTPEEIGAALRLALSRCT; from the coding sequence ATGGGTGAAGTAACCAGAGGCTATTGGGCGGCAGTTGTATGCAATGCCGATTTTATTTGCGTAGATACGTGGTCGGGATATCGGGGGGGGACAGATCGTGACCCCAAGGGCAAGCAGCATCTCTTATCATCTGATGCCTGTGATCTGGCGCTAGGCGAAGCCGTGCTGGATGCACTTGCGCATAGTCGCTGGGTTCTTCCTGCTCCTCGTGAGGGGGTAACATTTCCTGAAGGCGTTGAATTTGATATGGCTGTCTGTGATTTTAAGGTGAATTATCCTGCGTGTGTGAATGCCTTGATGGAGATTTGCGGTTACAAAAACAAACGGGCATTGTTCAAAAATATGAAAAGGGTGAGTCTCGAGAGCAAAAACGGCGTGCTGACATTGACTCCTTGGCACCATGCTAAATTGGAAGCATGGGACGGTGTTGGCGATGAAGCAACAGTGGTGATTCCTGCCACAAGCACCCCTGAAGAAATAGGTGCGGCGTTGCGTCTTGCTCTGAGCCGTTGCACGTAG
- a CDS encoding SMI1/KNR4 family protein: MEEHGKGFYKVNMYCIGSAIDCVVMLAKENALRPPCPSDFIIDKFQAKYGVNIHKDHRALLSRVSNIFFRHYELLTITEREDSASELSEALLFLRENGVPKDWVPVCESNGDYFCVDSDGVVHFWSHNGPTDEKWESLAHWVKQVWIDGE, translated from the coding sequence TTGGAAGAGCATGGCAAAGGATTTTATAAAGTGAATATGTATTGTATAGGTAGTGCTATTGACTGCGTTGTCATGCTTGCAAAGGAAAATGCTTTAAGACCTCCGTGTCCTAGTGATTTTATTATTGATAAATTTCAAGCGAAATATGGAGTGAATATTCATAAGGACCATAGAGCACTATTGTCTAGAGTCTCAAATATATTTTTCAGACATTATGAATTGTTGACAATTACAGAGCGTGAGGATTCTGCATCAGAGCTTTCTGAAGCTTTGTTGTTTCTTAGGGAGAACGGCGTTCCCAAAGATTGGGTTCCAGTATGTGAAAGCAACGGGGATTATTTTTGCGTTGACAGCGATGGAGTAGTGCATTTCTGGTCGCACAACGGGCCCACGGATGAAAAATGGGAAAGCTTAGCCCATTGGGTTAAACAGGTCTGGATTGATGGTGAGTAA
- a CDS encoding tetratricopeptide repeat protein, with product MKKHVISFTVATILILSTACGALATGSNKSEVLYIEQGRELIQKKEYDNAVRLLEKAVKEFPESNVLRADLGRTLMFTGEYKRAEEEFQKAFKIDRTTMVAQQLIEQTRLTQEALTDRDMERRYNLFEGKVINGLTVFLGVFLGTLVPVPLWRQRYAFRKALRHENWDMVTDHLEDFIGNWKKAELRRAMDIMLGSYSQSDVETIITNYVDDASARDKLLYFLERMHAKRCPLTICKQE from the coding sequence ATGAAGAAGCACGTCATTTCCTTCACTGTGGCTACCATACTAATCCTCTCTACGGCATGCGGAGCACTTGCTACCGGCAGCAACAAGAGCGAAGTGCTCTATATTGAGCAAGGCAGAGAGCTCATTCAAAAAAAGGAGTACGACAACGCCGTGCGCCTGCTTGAAAAGGCTGTAAAAGAATTCCCCGAATCCAATGTGCTTCGCGCCGACCTTGGCAGAACACTGATGTTTACCGGTGAATATAAACGTGCGGAAGAAGAATTTCAGAAGGCATTCAAGATAGACCGCACCACCATGGTCGCCCAGCAGCTTATCGAACAGACCAGACTGACGCAGGAGGCATTGACAGACAGGGACATGGAGCGACGCTACAACCTGTTTGAAGGCAAGGTGATAAACGGCCTCACCGTCTTTCTGGGAGTGTTTCTCGGCACGCTTGTTCCAGTTCCACTGTGGCGCCAGCGCTACGCCTTCCGAAAGGCCCTGAGGCATGAAAACTGGGACATGGTCACCGACCACCTTGAAGACTTCATCGGCAACTGGAAAAAAGCCGAACTCCGGAGAGCCATGGACATTATGCTTGGCAGTTACAGCCAAAGCGACGTGGAGACAATCATCACCAACTATGTCGACGACGCCTCCGCCAGAGACAAGCTCTTATATTTTCTTGAGCGCATGCACGCCAAGCGGTGCCCGTTGACCATTTGCAAGCAGGAATAG
- a CDS encoding CPCC family cysteine-rich protein, with protein sequence MKCKCPCCGFMTFDEEVGSSYEICPVCFWQDDCANVHTNIEVISGANGMILLDARRNFLLFGAVKKEFAGVVRRPREDELGDWCLE encoded by the coding sequence ATGAAGTGTAAGTGTCCATGCTGCGGGTTTATGACGTTTGATGAAGAGGTTGGATCAAGTTACGAAATATGTCCAGTGTGCTTTTGGCAAGATGATTGTGCTAATGTGCATACCAATATTGAAGTAATAAGTGGGGCAAATGGTATGATCTTGCTCGATGCTCGTAGAAATTTTTTGCTTTTTGGTGCTGTTAAAAAAGAGTTTGCTGGTGTTGTTCGTAGGCCTCGTGAGGATGAGCTTGGCGATTGGTGTTTAGAATAG
- a CDS encoding colicin D domain-containing protein → MDATFFKPEVASAADKAATISDHVSNVVSNLPSAITEGVVHGTISGAVDTAINGGDIGQNLLSGIQGAVVSEIGEVMATEIGAAYKNGDINQASRYIAHAALVAGMDLATGGDGVSGAVGAVVGEATAELYLSQYVEEKLRPDRLKGMTREQFAAEAHHLKELGVNLSALSAGIAAAVIGKDVDAAAMTGKNAARNNEMVILIIAIALVALEVADKAMIAVDAWELAQAVAENDQEKVEAKALEIGVGLATDAVPGNVVTIKIGKLLHGFGVATVGAKVVAKAGGKVDEAVEVVERIVTFSDKQLQQKFKHAVDFGIDGNFNPQKMLEYKDVIARHINDPNVLRIQGSYRGDSVVHYFNKKTGVNVMTKSSGEFISGWKLNEKQIENIISRGSL, encoded by the coding sequence GTGGATGCCACTTTCTTCAAGCCGGAGGTTGCCAGCGCCGCTGACAAGGCGGCGACAATCTCGGACCATGTCTCCAATGTCGTAAGCAACCTGCCTTCAGCGATTACGGAAGGTGTTGTCCACGGCACTATCTCCGGTGCTGTAGATACTGCCATCAATGGTGGTGATATTGGGCAGAATCTGCTTTCCGGCATTCAGGGAGCTGTTGTTTCGGAGATTGGTGAGGTGATGGCGACGGAAATTGGTGCGGCGTACAAAAATGGCGACATTAATCAGGCAAGCCGTTACATCGCACACGCTGCTCTTGTTGCCGGAATGGATTTGGCAACTGGCGGTGACGGAGTGTCGGGTGCCGTTGGCGCTGTGGTCGGCGAGGCAACCGCAGAGCTGTATCTTTCTCAGTATGTTGAGGAGAAGCTCCGTCCTGACAGATTAAAAGGGATGACTCGAGAGCAGTTTGCAGCTGAAGCCCATCATTTGAAAGAGCTTGGAGTCAATTTGTCAGCTCTAAGTGCTGGCATCGCTGCCGCGGTGATAGGAAAAGATGTTGATGCCGCCGCGATGACAGGAAAGAACGCGGCCCGCAATAACGAAATGGTCATATTGATCATCGCCATAGCTCTTGTAGCTCTGGAAGTTGCGGATAAGGCTATGATTGCAGTGGATGCATGGGAGCTTGCTCAGGCAGTTGCGGAGAATGACCAAGAGAAGGTGGAGGCCAAAGCCCTTGAAATAGGGGTTGGCTTGGCAACGGATGCCGTCCCCGGTAATGTTGTAACAATAAAGATTGGCAAACTCTTGCACGGGTTTGGCGTGGCTACTGTTGGGGCGAAGGTCGTCGCCAAGGCTGGCGGGAAGGTTGATGAGGCGGTTGAGGTTGTTGAGCGGATTGTAACTTTTTCGGATAAACAGTTGCAGCAAAAATTTAAGCACGCTGTTGATTTTGGGATAGATGGTAATTTTAATCCTCAAAAAATGCTTGAATATAAAGATGTTATCGCTAGGCATATTAATGATCCAAACGTGTTAAGGATACAAGGAAGCTATAGGGGGGATAGCGTCGTGCATTATTTCAATAAAAAGACTGGGGTGAACGTGATGACTAAATCGAGTGGAGAGTTTATTAGTGGGTGGAAATTAAATGAAAAACAAATAGAGAATATTATATCAAGAGGAAGCTTGTGA
- a CDS encoding ankyrin repeat domain-containing protein: MIVSPLRNIALLFAILILCACSGGPGEDGQNKPLYRMSVEEMFPNQPLEQQLLKAAVAGDLKKVDALIENGANINARGAYGVTLPVWLTLHPNIEGFKHLLMRGADPNIPWDKDKSLIAWCTLFAPELGIEYLKAILEIGNGNPNMVHPEDGSRPLDYASARDNVEAFVLLYNAGAEIDFYDKYGNPYVDDLISAHNFEVARFVLGSGVDFKKEGPLGSMVKFVTEIKANELSQYFKGEERKWFWSCVRYMEENGMEFNFSQEADRPAIISDDLPDIFNKSYKKVVYSKVMYMHGAKVTCPTPLWTQRAEDFDDFIVNNKEEPGRIVVKYVPRRGGDGYSMIISSCYSKDEAGGVDGVLLDSVMGQYGEGVPLQLEWSSEGKRLFSFYGSGEKPIDGYVFIGSVGNTFVCISQSFPSNGADTEKSREIILEQMKNIKIENGFRVFGEDDLVH, from the coding sequence ATGATTGTATCGCCACTGCGTAATATAGCTCTTTTATTTGCCATTCTGATTCTCTGCGCATGTAGCGGAGGGCCGGGGGAAGATGGTCAAAATAAGCCTTTATATCGTATGAGTGTGGAAGAGATGTTTCCGAATCAGCCGCTGGAGCAGCAGTTGCTAAAAGCCGCTGTAGCAGGGGATTTAAAGAAAGTTGATGCGCTGATAGAGAATGGTGCAAATATAAATGCCCGAGGTGCATATGGGGTTACCCTGCCTGTTTGGCTTACCCTTCATCCTAATATTGAGGGGTTCAAGCACCTGTTGATGCGCGGAGCTGATCCGAATATTCCATGGGACAAAGATAAATCCTTAATAGCTTGGTGTACCCTCTTTGCTCCGGAGCTAGGAATAGAGTACCTGAAGGCGATTTTGGAAATAGGCAACGGCAACCCTAACATGGTTCATCCTGAAGATGGCAGTAGGCCCCTTGATTATGCCAGCGCAAGGGATAATGTCGAAGCGTTTGTGCTGTTGTATAATGCGGGAGCTGAAATCGATTTTTATGATAAATATGGAAACCCATATGTTGATGACCTTATCAGCGCCCACAATTTTGAGGTTGCCCGTTTTGTGCTAGGCTCCGGTGTGGATTTTAAAAAAGAAGGACCTTTAGGATCTATGGTGAAGTTTGTCACAGAGATCAAAGCCAATGAGCTGTCGCAGTATTTTAAAGGGGAAGAACGGAAATGGTTTTGGAGTTGCGTTCGCTATATGGAAGAGAATGGAATGGAGTTTAACTTTTCTCAAGAGGCTGATCGTCCTGCCATTATCAGTGATGACCTTCCTGATATATTCAATAAGAGCTACAAGAAAGTTGTCTATAGTAAAGTGATGTATATGCATGGTGCTAAAGTGACATGTCCAACGCCTTTGTGGACGCAGCGTGCTGAAGATTTTGATGATTTTATTGTGAATAATAAAGAAGAGCCTGGTCGAATAGTTGTGAAGTATGTTCCACGGCGTGGTGGTGATGGGTATAGCATGATTATATCATCTTGTTATTCCAAAGATGAAGCTGGTGGTGTTGATGGTGTCTTGCTGGATAGCGTGATGGGGCAGTATGGGGAAGGTGTTCCGCTGCAATTAGAATGGAGTTCCGAAGGAAAAAGGTTGTTCTCTTTTTACGGTTCAGGTGAGAAGCCGATCGATGGATACGTGTTTATTGGCAGTGTGGGTAACACCTTTGTTTGCATAAGTCAGTCTTTCCCCTCGAATGGTGCCGACACGGAAAAATCTCGGGAGATAATACTTGAGCAGATGAAGAATATAAAGATTGAGAACGGATTTAGGGTATTCGGTGAGGATGATTTGGTCCATTAA
- a CDS encoding colicin immunity domain-containing protein encodes MAVVDTTPAYIQLLGVFISSRITGDEFEKEFLKMWRTDRDSSNIHDDIVDDIFIDVDCYCSDESCFENDYAINSMELRKRCVEHLDSLKKRLKCRVG; translated from the coding sequence ATGGCGGTAGTTGATACAACACCTGCATATATACAGTTGCTTGGTGTGTTTATCTCGTCGAGAATTACTGGAGATGAGTTTGAAAAAGAGTTTTTGAAAATGTGGCGAACGGATAGGGATTCTTCAAATATTCATGACGATATAGTTGATGACATATTTATTGATGTAGATTGTTATTGTTCAGACGAAAGCTGTTTTGAGAACGACTATGCAATAAATAGTATGGAGTTGCGAAAAAGGTGTGTAGAACATTTGGACAGTTTAAAGAAAAGGTTAAAATGCAGAGTTGGTTAA
- a CDS encoding caspase family protein, giving the protein MSISKHLTMGMVVGTLLLSGCQGGKQATADTSAQKPAAGILQCDTATLQADDLARNSLDWKKMWALCPASPVAGYNHAIQELKNGRVEQARAIVAEAGSLHPDFLPLQQLGEQLKDPFAAIGSLADAKLKQWLMRGSDLTFNTPKPVKSVPPPLPELVKGEYEKAAAFQMRVEQAREERLRALKTIEDRYAEEVSAYNAAVANHNAALEKEKQERLAQLPARRAQFVTEAMHAVLGNPSVTSPVYDPETERFYALLVSGSGAVAEKITISVPVDAARSFKEHIEDVRPVVPYSLKGDRLERGVPYVTLGKDQYNAMFTDEGFTPVTMTAAADAVLPAGTEASVMVVSRQDMKQMLTEDEEYFGAALSTQDDPKLARLRQEQAETRRQLQLAQQEKKREEERERLEHEIRLQQKELAALGGTYGQQYEGLDEKIQWTFCPAKKAASDTVAVVIGNRAYKKGIPLVHYAYNDALAVKKFLIEGARVPEENILFQKDATKGEMEGLFRRTLPMRVTPGKTDVIVYFSGHGMPVENEALLLPSDARPETADIAGYSRDELLKQLAALEARSVIVILDACFSGTAKDSTPLIMAKPVYRKPQNASLPQAVTLISASSANQISRMLPEEGMSLMTLYLLKGLSGEADTTKDNKITVAELRKYLTNAVSTTARKQFDAEQTPEVLGADQHSLISY; this is encoded by the coding sequence ATGAGCATTTCAAAGCATCTGACCATGGGCATGGTAGTTGGCACCCTCTTGCTGAGCGGGTGCCAGGGAGGCAAGCAGGCAACAGCGGACACCTCTGCGCAAAAACCGGCGGCGGGCATTCTGCAATGCGATACCGCAACACTGCAGGCCGATGATCTGGCAAGGAACTCACTCGACTGGAAAAAGATGTGGGCACTCTGCCCCGCCAGCCCCGTTGCCGGATACAACCACGCCATTCAGGAGCTGAAAAACGGCAGGGTGGAGCAGGCCCGGGCCATTGTTGCCGAAGCCGGCTCTCTGCATCCGGACTTTCTGCCTCTGCAGCAACTGGGTGAACAGCTCAAAGACCCTTTTGCAGCCATAGGCAGCCTTGCTGACGCCAAGCTCAAACAATGGCTGATGCGCGGCAGCGACCTGACCTTCAACACTCCCAAGCCCGTTAAATCCGTCCCCCCGCCCTTGCCGGAACTGGTTAAGGGGGAATATGAAAAAGCTGCAGCATTCCAGATGCGGGTGGAGCAGGCACGGGAAGAACGCCTGCGGGCATTGAAGACCATTGAAGACCGATATGCGGAAGAAGTGAGTGCCTACAATGCTGCTGTCGCTAACCACAATGCAGCTCTCGAAAAAGAGAAACAGGAACGGCTTGCCCAGCTTCCGGCCAGGCGCGCACAGTTCGTGACAGAAGCCATGCACGCCGTGCTGGGAAATCCTTCCGTGACATCTCCGGTGTATGATCCGGAAACAGAGCGGTTCTATGCCCTGCTGGTCTCCGGATCAGGAGCCGTGGCGGAGAAGATAACCATTTCTGTACCGGTTGACGCTGCACGATCGTTCAAAGAGCACATTGAGGATGTACGGCCTGTGGTACCGTATTCGCTCAAAGGCGACCGCCTTGAACGCGGGGTTCCTTACGTCACCCTCGGCAAAGACCAGTATAACGCCATGTTCACTGACGAGGGCTTCACCCCTGTGACCATGACGGCTGCTGCGGACGCGGTTCTGCCCGCCGGAACAGAAGCCAGCGTGATGGTCGTTTCCAGGCAGGACATGAAGCAGATGCTGACAGAAGATGAAGAATATTTCGGCGCTGCACTTTCAACACAGGACGACCCCAAGCTCGCCAGACTCCGTCAGGAGCAGGCAGAGACCCGTCGCCAGCTGCAACTGGCCCAGCAGGAGAAAAAACGGGAAGAGGAACGAGAACGGCTGGAGCATGAAATCCGTCTGCAGCAAAAGGAACTGGCTGCGCTGGGCGGCACCTATGGCCAGCAGTACGAAGGGCTGGATGAAAAAATACAATGGACCTTCTGTCCGGCAAAGAAGGCCGCTTCGGATACCGTTGCCGTTGTTATCGGCAATCGCGCCTACAAAAAGGGCATTCCGCTCGTTCACTACGCATACAACGACGCACTTGCAGTCAAAAAGTTTCTCATTGAAGGCGCCAGAGTACCGGAGGAAAATATTCTGTTCCAGAAAGACGCCACAAAAGGGGAAATGGAGGGCCTGTTCCGCCGCACCCTTCCCATGCGTGTGACTCCCGGCAAAACAGACGTCATCGTCTACTTCTCCGGTCACGGAATGCCCGTGGAGAACGAAGCCCTGCTCCTTCCTTCCGATGCGCGACCGGAAACTGCCGATATAGCAGGCTACTCACGAGACGAACTGCTCAAGCAGCTGGCTGCGCTGGAAGCGCGCAGTGTCATAGTCATTCTGGATGCATGTTTCAGCGGCACCGCAAAGGACAGCACCCCGCTCATCATGGCCAAACCGGTGTACCGCAAGCCGCAGAATGCCAGCCTGCCTCAGGCCGTGACGCTCATTTCTGCCAGCAGCGCAAACCAGATATCCAGAATGCTGCCGGAAGAAGGAATGAGCCTTATGACGTTGTACCTTCTCAAAGGCCTTTCTGGTGAAGCGGACACCACCAAGGACAACAAGATAACGGTAGCCGAACTGCGCAAGTACCTGACGAACGCTGTCAGCACCACCGCCCGCAAGCAATTTGACGCCGAACAAACACCGGAAGTGCTGGGAGCCGACCAGCACTCTCTGATCTCGTATTAG
- a CDS encoding DUF637 domain-containing protein — translation MGRLFIFCSFCSQAAISLANNKGDLGGVFKDLMSERAMRSLATSDLAASIIAVWMPLSSSRRLPAPLTRRRQSRTMSPMS, via the coding sequence GTGGGCCGCCTTTTCATTTTTTGTTCTTTTTGCTCTCAGGCTGCCATCAGCCTTGCAAATAACAAGGGTGACCTCGGAGGCGTGTTCAAGGATTTGATGTCTGAGCGCGCCATGCGTTCCCTTGCCACCTCCGACCTCGCCGCTTCCATCATTGCGGTGTGGATGCCACTTTCTTCAAGCCGGAGGTTGCCAGCGCCGCTGACAAGGCGGCGACAATCTCGGACCATGTCTCCAATGTCGTAA